The genomic segment acaatatttaaattaaaaaccatcaatattaatatatatcttttattattttataacctcaatttgaaaaacattcctagtcaaacacattaaactattttttgttcaatctcaatttcaactacagttttaactaaacatatataaatatcaaaccaacctcaacaaaaaatgttttttataaaataactttttttaaaccataactACAAAAGTTACTACAATATTAAACACAAACCAATAATGAATTACGTCAATGGTTGATATTGTAGtaataattacttttcaaaatatattttagttgaaaaaatattaaaataatatttttaatttttaaaatttatttttgatataatatattaaacgattacaaaacactaaaaaaataatttttttaaaaaataatttaattttttttaaaaaaaggttgaaactCACCCCTGCGTTTAAGTCCTTCATTTCTAGGAACAAGCCTTTCCATTCTTAAACTTCAAGTTATGCAATATTACTGGAAATAATTGCCAATTACATTGTAGAAGTTTTCCTACAGTTTCAATTCACATTAACATTTGAACGAAAAGTTGGCCAGATAATAACCTTAGCTTTATTCTTTTTAACCATAGTGTTAATGAGGTAAGAGCACAACAATACATGAATTAGTTTCCCCATCGCATTATTTTAAATTccctaatattttaaaaataattataaaatttcactTTTTCGTTATTCATATAATCATGTCCTATGCATATggtgtttaaattatttaatattgcaaAGTACCAATTTTAACTGGTTTCTCAAGCACTTCTTTGgtattcaaattaataacttATTAACATGTAATATTAATAACTTTCCCATGCACTTcatgttaattattttctcatatatttttatcgTGTTAAATCGATAGTAACAACAAtcggtaatttttattttaattgttgaattttataattcgAACATTTTcactatcaaaataaaaacaaaaatcatactctaaatttaatatgatattgatattagaaattgaattaaaaatatatttatttccaaattcgattcaaatagaaaaacacaCATACGGTTCCAAAATCCAATAATCTTCACATACATATAGGGAAACATTatgattaatcaaaataaaactctaATCATACTACAATACTATAATTTAACATGATTAAGGACACCTacttaaaaaaaagtagttatgatctttttttatttattagcttgagaataaaaatattatcaaactaCTTTATATgttaatcaatattaaattttccccgaatattttaaaagaaataatcttTACATTGACCAAgtactataataaaaattaaaaaatatatattttcataacatAATGAGATAAGTGTTTTGTGCTATGACCTAGTACTATAATccaatattttgtgttttgtgcTATGTCGTGAATCTGAAGgcatgataatataatatatatgaatgaaattgaaaaaaaattaattttaaatttttttaaaaaaatcaaattcaaactaggctaatttttaaaactcattacCCGAGTCATTAGACTCGGCTACCCCTTATAAGGAAAAccagaaaaatcacaaagcaaaattctcaatcatctaaacttaaaaaacaaaacaaatattaatcaaaacaataatgacCAAATctagtgtaaaaaataaatgaaataaaacaatgagggatgcaattgaaaattaaagaaaaaagggataaaaatagcaacaaaaagaaCATGGACTAAATATGATAGATGAAGAattaaaggaggatgaaattgaaaaatcattttaattttataaattatctcaaataaaacaaatagtaataaaaaaatggaaggaaaagcaaattgaatgattgctttaaaaaattgaagtttttgacGTTGAAATTGaggaggaaagagaaaagaaaaagaataaaaaagaaaagacaattgACACAAAATCAGAGGTCTGTTGAACTCATACGCCGCCCAAGCATGGAGTGGCAATGAGGAAATTCCAATTCCACCTCTGAATCTTGCATTTAACCACCAGGCAATGCTGCACACGTTGCCCGAAACTTGCAGGCTCAACCCACTCACTGACGAGTACATTGAATacgtcaacttttttttttaaaaaataatatttatattttgtaaattacCAATCATCCATTAATCCAtgtgataataacaaaaaaatcacaatgaaaaggtaaaaaaacctttgacaacaagtttgatatttttttgtttttaaaaataatttagtcatttaactatttttaaaaaagtaaaaggacCAAGAAGCCCTTGGAtattaggtttgtttttttatttttttgctttttaagtgtaattaaattttttactatactaaaaaaataaaaaaaaatcaatttaatcctaatcaatttaataatattaaatgaagctCGCGAAAACCAttataagaaacaaaaacataatctATATTACAATGAATTTAGTTTGGTCCACAGCACAACACTAAtccctcttagttttttttgtttatgctatttataatctaattgcaaaataatagagtaaaaataaaaccacaaaACAGAGGGAAAAGAAAGGGCAGgcagacaaaaaaataaaaaagaaaaaaaggaaaagaaaggaaataaagGATGTGGAAGATTGTCATAAACTGCTAACTACCTCCTCCAACCAAAAGGACTGGACAATTGAATTGACTATGGATGGCTTTGTAGTTTGTAGGGTCTCTAGGCTACCGTGACAAACATTAGACAAAAACCGTTTATTAGAAGCTGAAGCTCATTAATAGTTAACATGAATAAGCTGCTCTAACCCATTTCACTGGTAAAATCTTCTCtcaagtttttccttttcttttcatttctgggTTACTTAGCGATCAGAAAGTTaaggcttttcttttttccctttcatttgTTAAATGAAGGAAAAGCAAAAATCTAACATGAAACTAATGCTCCCAATTGGGTGATTTTCTGATTTTAGTCTGGGgtgaattttctttttgaaggGATCAGTTCTAACCACCAGTGTCTGTTTGATTTTAGGGTTTCTTGAAGTGTTTTGGAGGAAAATGAAACTGATCTGCCTGCAGTTTGCTGTGATTTTGATTACTTTTGTTGGCCTTGTGGCATCTCAAACTGTAAGTTTATAGAATCCAACTCTTGTGGATATGTGTTTCTGCAAGCATTGTGGActtatcttcattttctttttttattttcttagacaTCAAAAAATGAGACGATTCAGGTCCAATTGGTGGCTTCCAACAATCAAACCAGCAGAGGTGTGAGCATTATTGCTTtattaaatatctatttttcagATATTTAGAAAATGCTAGTCACTTTACTGTATGTGTCTCATAGCATGTGTTATGATGCAAAAGGGGATTTTGTAGTTGATCATTGGAATGAATAAATCACTTTGAGAGCTTGCAAGTGACTCATGGGAGAGTACTTGgttagctgagagaaagaatAATGGCTTGATATACAAATGTCTTAGATAGATATTTGCAAATGAATGTTTAAGTTGATCTTGGTATCGGAGCATGCTGTAACATTATCAGTGTAGAGATTTGGGATGATATGAGGTCCAGTAGTAAAATGTTTTCTTTACTTTGATTATTAACAATTCCCTTTCAATAAAAGAGTGAAATTGTTAGATCCTTATAATGCTTGGAACATTACAAGTTTGTCCACCTCTATGTGTTGTGCACCTGTGCATCGGAATGGGTACTATGCAGAAGCGCTCTTCACAAAAGCAACGAGTTGATCAAAATTTCTTCTTTCCAGTATAATTAGATTTGATGCTGAAAAAATGCACTGCAAGAATGCTTGACTGAATCAACTGACTTTCTTAGAAAAAGGGCTTAAAGAATTTATGGATCCTTTACATTAGTTTTTACACGTTCAAATTCCTGATAAATTCTCATAGAATTCAGCATATACTTAGCTGTTCATCTGTGCTTTTGTAATATCGTATAATGAACTGCAATGATTGTGATGTAAGTCTTCATATCTTATTAGTCAACTTGCTATTTGAAATTCAATGGAtcccttgttttcttttttttcttcttgtgaaataattgaaatgaatgaactttttatcataaaatgaaATCCCCCTACTCCCCCTTTTTAAGATAGTTTTACTgataagtaataataaataatagaataTTAAAATTCTCAAAGCTTTTTTTCGGAACATGTGCCTTGCTAATATATTGAAGGTGACTGTATTCTGTTTGACAGCATGGTGCCCTTCTGGATGGGCTATAAGTCCAAATAAGAGTAAGTGCTTCAAACTTATACGGAGATTCAAGTCATGGAATGAATCAGAGAACCGTTGTATGCGCTATGGTGGACACGTGGCAGGACTGACATCATCTGAAGAACTTAGCTTTGCTCAGAAGTTGTGTGGCCAAACTGCCAATGGCTGTTGGGCTGGTGGAAGAGTGATGAATTCTACTATAGGTTTCATTTGGAAGTGGTCCGATAACACTTCACACATGAACGAGTCAATAGTTCCCGAGCCTTTTCCTTTGAATTGCACTAGTTTGTCATGCCGCAATAGTATTGCAGCTGATTTATGTACAGTGGTGAATGGAACTGCCGATCTTGTGGCTGAGAGATGCAATAGTTCTCATGCTTTTATTTGCATGCTTGATGTTGGTATGCCCTTGCCTAATGCATCAAGTCTAGATTCTTTTGCAATTTGTtacaattatatatttcaattcataTATCTATTGACAAAAGATACACATGCATATGTTGCCATATTGTAGATTTGATTTTTCTGGGAGTTCAGAATTTTATCAACTCCTTAATGCCATTTTATCGCTTGTGTTGATAAAAACTTTGacttttctcttttcctcttttggTACCCAGAGAAGAAATGCTACCACATGCACTGCCACCGGGAATATCTGATTATCCTTGCAGTTGTGAGTGGATTAATCCTTTGCACAACATTAGCAGTTGTGATTTGGCTCCTTGCATACAGGCGAAGCAAGAAGCGTAGAAAGTCTCGTAAGTTATCCAATCCAGCAGCTTCTGCATTGGTTCCTCCATCATGGAAAGTATTCACTAATGAGGAACTGAGGTCGATTACCAAGAATTTTAGTGAAGGAAATCGTCTTCTTGGAGATGCAAAAACTGGTGGCACATATAGTGGTTTTCTTCCTGATGGATCTAGGGTGGCGGTTAAGAGGTTAAAATGGTCTAGTTTCCAGAGGAAGAAGGAGTTTTACTCTGAAATTGGAAGGGTTGCCAGGCTCCACCATCCAAACTTGGTGGCTATTAAGGGATGTTGTTATGATCATGGTGACCGCTACATTGTTTATGAGTTTATACTTAATGGGCCCTTGGATAGATGGCTTCACCATGTGCCAAGAGGAGGCAGGAGCTTGGACTGGGCTATGAGGATGAAAATTGCTACAACGCTTGCCCAAGGAATTGCGTATGTATACATccttgaacctttttcttttgggTATTTGCGGACTACATACTGTTATtgctatttttatcatatacaTGAGTACTATTATTAGGTTGTCTAATGCTGGTAGAGTTGAATTGTTATCATAACCACCATCACTGATGTGCTCTTAAAATATCATCACTTATTACGAGATCCTTTGGGTTATTTCTTACattaatcagtttttttgcAATCTTTGATTAGTTTCTTATCTGCAAATATCTTTGCTTTGATGAAAATTTTTATCCTgcacttatttaatttaaattttaagaagtCATATTTATTCATTTGAGTTACAATTTGGAAAGGAAGCTTGATTTgctattttagattttgttggATTTGCTAAATGGTATATGCTTGTTTCTTTTGTAACGAGATTTGtggttttttcatttatagGTTGTTTGCcttgtttttcaagtttattaaggGCAATATTAGCATGTTAGATAACATGCCATCGGACCTGTCGTCAAGCAGTGGCATACAGTTGTTTTGGCTTTAGTTTTAATACCTTCAACTGATAAGTTCAGTTGAAACCTTCATTTTATCTAATGTGTTGCTATGTTTAAAGTGCCTATACTGCTGTTTTATTGATCCTAGCTCTTGGTATAATTTACATACTAACTTTCACCTGTTATAGATTGTTATCAGTTGAATATAGGTGAATACTTCACTCACTGCGGGTTAAACAAGAAAATGGAGAAAGACTTTTTAAAAATGTCCTTTACTATTTTCGTTATGTTTGCACTGATCATGTACCAAGTTTAACTGTATGGGGAAACCATGCGGAATGAGATTTCATTCCTTAATGATTATTGCTAATTGAATCCAAATTGATTCCCGAATGCACATGCGGTCAACCGACAGAATGGAGAAAGAtgtttttggataaaatttaTGTCGACTTTAATGCTAATGACACGATTATGTTCTATTGTGAAGGTGCTTATGCTTGCTTTCTCATTACAgccattttaaaattacatgcaATCTAAATCATTTACAACATAACACATTTTTTGAAATGCTTTGTTGTTTGTCAATTGTGATTTTAGATATCTCAGCATctattacccaaaaaaaaaagctactaTAGCTGATAAAGTGCACTGAAGGTTAATGGGTATCAATAATTTTTGTGCATTCCATAGATTGGTTCTCTTTTCAGGAATTTTTGGTCTCTCCGGTGGTATATTTGCTATAATCTGTTTCTCATCCGGTTGGCTCACCTGTGCATGTCGACATATCTTGAATAGGTTCTTGCATGACAAGGTTAAGCCTCATGTTGTGCATCGGGATATTCGTGCTAGTAGTGTTCTGCTGGATGAAGAGTTCGGAGCCCATTTAATGGGGGTTGGTCTTTCCAAGTTTATGCCATGGGAAGTGATGCATGAGAGAACAATGATGGCAGGTGGCACATATGGGTACCTTGCTCCTGAATTTGTTTACAGAAATGAACTTACTACGAAGAGTGATGTCTACAGCTTTGGGGTGCTGCTTCTTGAAATAGTCAGTGGGCGTAGGCCTATGCAAGCAGTTGATTCGGTGGGTTGGCAGAGTATATTTGAGTGGGCCACTCCTCTGGTGCAGGCGCACCGCTACCCTGAGCTCTTGGATCCTCTCATAACCCCACCCTCCTCGGATGTTCCAGAAGCTGGAGTCATTCAGAAGGTTGTGGACCTTGTATATGCTTGCACGCAGCATGTGCCATCAATGCGCCCAAGAATGTCTCACGTTGTTCATCAGCTACAACAGTTGGCACAGCCATGAGCCACCCATTCTGAAGTAAGTTAAGCTGAAATGGAttactaaatattatatatctGCAACGCCATTTTTATCCAAGTGGTCGAGGGCTGAGGTTAATTGTGCAGCTTCATGAGATGCAATAGTTTCACTACTAACTTAGATGCCGTCTCactgtttttgttgttttaaaatgtttattcacttttaattaaGAGTAAATTTGCTTTgtagattaatataaatattgctGCAGACCTTGAACCGTAGTAAAACTCCGAAAGATGCAAAGCAAAGCAAAACCAAAAGGCTCTTGCAGGTCTTGGAGAGCCACTTTTTAGTTTACTTATTTGGGCTAATCTGATTAATAAACCTCTTCCAAAGTTAAAGTCGtgctcttaattttattttttgacatctttttgttacttttttcaaggtttctttcatattttgcatctaaaactaataaaaatgaCTTAAATACCTTTAACATCAATAATCTTTGAtctaattcattatttttattttttatagaattaactttaaattttgaaaataaaactaatatatttaaaatataatatcactattttaatatttttttaataaaaaactaatggTGTAAATAACCTTTCGTGtctaaaaaagacaaaaatagccttaaatatatctttttttaaaaaaatattcagaatcAAACTTTCTAAATGGAGAATTAAAATTatgtattaaattttatttataaaatataaagtcaATTTCACGGAAAATTTAAAATCGATTGGTTAGGTTAAATGTTACAAAtacaaaactaaaactaaagatACAAGGACTCATTCTCAGCAGTTTAACCTAATTTATATTAGTTCAAAGCAATCTTGAGTTCCTCGGGCTAGTGGCCCAGTATCGTGGTACTGGCACTCTAAAAACTGGATTCGAGCGTCTGTTTCGTCTTC from the Populus nigra chromosome 1, ddPopNigr1.1, whole genome shotgun sequence genome contains:
- the LOC133675038 gene encoding C-type lectin receptor-like tyrosine-protein kinase At1g52310; the protein is MKLICLQFAVILITFVGLVASQTTSKNETIQVQLVASNNQTSRAWCPSGWAISPNKSKCFKLIRRFKSWNESENRCMRYGGHVAGLTSSEELSFAQKLCGQTANGCWAGGRVMNSTIGFIWKWSDNTSHMNESIVPEPFPLNCTSLSCRNSIAADLCTVVNGTADLVAERCNSSHAFICMLDVEKKCYHMHCHREYLIILAVVSGLILCTTLAVVIWLLAYRRSKKRRKSRKLSNPAASALVPPSWKVFTNEELRSITKNFSEGNRLLGDAKTGGTYSGFLPDGSRVAVKRLKWSSFQRKKEFYSEIGRVARLHHPNLVAIKGCCYDHGDRYIVYEFILNGPLDRWLHHVPRGGRSLDWAMRMKIATTLAQGIAFLHDKVKPHVVHRDIRASSVLLDEEFGAHLMGVGLSKFMPWEVMHERTMMAGGTYGYLAPEFVYRNELTTKSDVYSFGVLLLEIVSGRRPMQAVDSVGWQSIFEWATPLVQAHRYPELLDPLITPPSSDVPEAGVIQKVVDLVYACTQHVPSMRPRMSHVVHQLQQLAQP